A portion of the Streptomyces platensis genome contains these proteins:
- a CDS encoding DUF7059 domain-containing protein, whose product MVGVSTHLPTADAQDPESHARTARLRAALLAAAFTADGLLELLGAPAYAALARSETVPALRATRGDSPLETLVRLFLLQRPVEPRRAQAALPVADCLADGWLVQDGDELRASVDVRPYGGPEGQDWWIVSDLGCAVGGAGGIRGVGEADRAELVLGVGGASTTLAGITVRRPVGKALDLGTGSGIQALHAAQHATRVTATDLNPRALRIAALTLALSGAEAADLREGSLFEPAGDETYDLIVSNPPFVISPGARLTYRDGGMGGDDLCRTLVQQSAAYLNDGGYCQLLANWQHVAGEEWQDRLRSWVPRGCDAWIVQREVQDITQYAELWLRDAGDHRAGDEAYAARYDAWLDEFEARGTKAIGFGWITLRKSGSEASSITVEEWPHPVEQPLGEAVVAHFDRQDYLRATDDAALLAAHFRLADGVVQEQVGLPGAEDPEHVVLRQNRGMRRATKVDTVGAGFAGVCDGTLPAGRILDAIAQLVGEDPVLLRDRTPASIRMLVEQGFLEPVAAGG is encoded by the coding sequence ATGGTGGGCGTGAGTACGCACCTCCCCACCGCAGATGCCCAGGACCCCGAGAGCCACGCCCGTACCGCCCGGCTGCGCGCGGCGCTGCTGGCCGCCGCCTTCACCGCCGACGGGCTGCTGGAGCTGCTCGGCGCGCCCGCCTATGCCGCGCTGGCGCGCAGCGAGACCGTCCCCGCCCTGCGGGCGACCCGCGGTGACAGCCCGCTGGAGACCCTGGTGCGGCTGTTCCTGCTCCAGCGCCCGGTGGAGCCGCGGCGCGCGCAGGCCGCGCTGCCGGTCGCGGACTGCCTCGCCGACGGCTGGCTGGTGCAGGACGGCGACGAGCTGCGCGCCAGTGTGGACGTGCGGCCGTACGGCGGCCCCGAAGGGCAGGACTGGTGGATCGTCTCCGACCTGGGCTGTGCGGTCGGCGGGGCCGGCGGTATCCGGGGCGTCGGGGAGGCGGACCGCGCGGAGCTGGTGCTCGGCGTGGGCGGGGCGTCCACGACCCTGGCCGGGATCACCGTGCGCCGCCCGGTCGGCAAGGCGCTCGACCTCGGCACCGGCTCCGGCATCCAGGCGCTGCACGCAGCCCAGCACGCCACCCGCGTCACGGCCACCGACCTCAACCCCCGGGCGCTGCGGATCGCCGCGCTGACGCTGGCGCTCTCCGGGGCGGAGGCGGCGGACCTCCGGGAGGGCTCGCTGTTCGAGCCGGCCGGTGACGAGACGTACGACCTGATCGTGTCGAACCCGCCGTTCGTGATCTCCCCGGGCGCCCGCCTCACCTACCGGGACGGCGGCATGGGCGGCGACGACCTGTGCCGGACGCTGGTCCAGCAGTCCGCCGCGTATCTCAACGACGGCGGCTACTGCCAGCTGCTGGCCAATTGGCAGCATGTGGCGGGCGAGGAGTGGCAGGACCGGCTGCGGTCCTGGGTGCCGCGCGGCTGTGACGCCTGGATCGTGCAGCGCGAGGTGCAGGACATCACCCAGTACGCCGAGCTGTGGCTGCGCGACGCGGGCGACCACCGGGCGGGCGACGAGGCGTACGCCGCGCGGTACGACGCCTGGCTCGACGAGTTCGAGGCGCGCGGGACCAAGGCGATCGGCTTCGGCTGGATCACGCTGCGCAAGTCCGGTTCGGAAGCCTCCTCCATCACCGTCGAGGAATGGCCGCATCCGGTCGAGCAGCCGCTGGGGGAGGCGGTCGTGGCGCACTTCGACCGCCAGGACTATCTGCGGGCCACGGACGACGCGGCGCTGCTGGCCGCTCATTTCCGGCTCGCCGACGGGGTGGTGCAGGAGCAGGTCGGGCTGCCCGGGGCGGAGGATCCGGAGCATGTGGTGCTGCGTCAGAACCGCGGTATGCGGCGCGCCACGAAGGTGGACACGGTCGGCGCGGGCTTCGCCGGGGTGTGTGACGGCACCCTGCCGGCCGGGCGGATTCTGGACGCCATCGCCCAACTCGTCGGCGAGGACCCGGTCCTGCTGCGGGACCGTACCCCGGCGTCGATCCGGATGCTGGTCGAGCAGGGGTTCCTGGAGCCGGTGGCCGCGGGCGGCTGA
- a CDS encoding DUF2752 domain-containing protein, which yields MSTGESWGPAETVGPTGAAVRRRTLRRAALTLGVGAAGAGYLWHTDPHQPGQLLIPCPFKWITGLLCPLCGGTRMAYDLMHGEVVTAFHDNAVLLTLGGPVVAYAVVRWLVAGLRGREYRPRLSGRGNAVVLGIAAAWMLARNLVG from the coding sequence GTGAGCACCGGGGAGTCCTGGGGTCCCGCCGAGACCGTGGGCCCCACCGGGGCGGCGGTCCGGAGGCGCACCCTCCGCCGGGCGGCGCTCACGCTCGGCGTCGGCGCGGCGGGGGCCGGCTATCTCTGGCACACCGATCCGCACCAGCCGGGGCAGCTGCTGATCCCCTGCCCCTTCAAATGGATCACCGGGCTGCTGTGCCCGCTGTGCGGCGGGACCCGGATGGCGTACGACCTGATGCACGGCGAGGTCGTGACGGCCTTCCACGACAACGCCGTGCTGCTGACGCTGGGCGGGCCGGTCGTGGCGTACGCCGTCGTGCGCTGGCTGGTCGCCGGCCTCCGCGGCCGGGAGTACCGGCCCCGGCTGTCGGGCCGCGGCAACGCCGTGGTGCTCGGCATCGCCGCGGCGTGGATGCTCGCCCGCAACCTCGTCGGCTGA
- the topA gene encoding type I DNA topoisomerase has product MSPTSETADGGRRRLVIVESPAKAKTIKGYLGPGYVVEASVGHIRDLPNGAAEVPAKYKGEPWARLGVNVDAEFQPIYVVNSDKKDQVKKLKELLAESDELYLATDEDREGEAIAWHLQEILKPKVPVHRMVFHEITKDAIREAVANPRDLNQKLVDAQETRRILDRLYGYEVSPVLWKKVMPRLSAGRVQSVATRLVVERERERIAFRSAEYWDLTGTFSTGRAGDASDPSTLTARLNTVDGRRIAQGRDFGSNGQLKNDVLHLDEANARALAAALENTDFAVRSVESKPYRRSPYAPFRTTTLQQEASRKLGFGAKATMQVAQKLYENGFITYMRTDSTTLSDTAVAAARAQVTHLYGANYLPDKPRTYAGKVKNAQEAHEAIRPSGDRFRTPAETGLTGDQFRLYELIWKRTVASQMKDATGNSVTVKIGGRAADGRDAEFSASGKTITFHGFLKAYVEGADDPNAELDDRERRLPQVAEGDALAAREITADGHATKPPARYTEATLVKELEEREIGRPSTYASIIGTILDRGYVFKKGTALVPSFLSFAVVNLLEKHFGRLVDYSFTAKMEDDLDRIARGEAQSVPWLRRFYFGEGHGEGGAADAGNGDGDHLGGLKELVEDLGAIDAREISSFPVSDDIKLRVGRYGPYVERGEKDAEGHQRADVPDDLAPDELTVEYAEELLAKPSGDFELGMDPVSGHQIVAKDGRYGPYVTEILPEGTPKTGKNAVKPRTASLFKSMALDTVTLEDALKLMSLPRVVGKDPEGVEITAQNGRYGPYLKKGTDSRSLETEDQLFSITVEEALAIYAQPKQRGRAAAKPPLKELGTDPVSGKPVVVKDGRFGAYVTDGETNATLRRDDDVETITAERGYELLAEKRAKGPAKKTAKKAAKKAPAKKTAAKKTTAKKTAAKKTAAKKTTTAKKTTAKKATAKTAAKKTAASAED; this is encoded by the coding sequence TTGTCCCCGACCAGCGAGACCGCAGACGGCGGCCGCCGCCGACTCGTCATCGTCGAGTCGCCTGCCAAGGCGAAGACGATCAAGGGCTACCTCGGCCCTGGCTACGTGGTCGAGGCCAGCGTCGGACACATCCGCGACCTGCCGAACGGCGCCGCAGAGGTCCCGGCGAAGTACAAGGGCGAGCCCTGGGCCCGGCTCGGCGTGAATGTCGACGCCGAATTCCAGCCGATCTACGTCGTCAACAGTGACAAGAAGGACCAGGTCAAGAAGCTCAAGGAGCTGCTGGCCGAGTCCGACGAGCTCTACCTCGCCACAGATGAGGACCGCGAGGGCGAGGCCATCGCCTGGCACCTCCAGGAGATCCTCAAGCCCAAGGTCCCCGTCCACCGGATGGTCTTCCACGAGATCACCAAGGACGCGATCCGCGAGGCCGTCGCCAATCCGCGCGATCTGAACCAGAAGCTGGTCGACGCCCAGGAGACCCGCCGCATCCTCGACCGCCTCTACGGCTACGAGGTCTCGCCGGTCCTGTGGAAGAAGGTCATGCCGCGGCTGTCGGCCGGCCGGGTGCAGTCCGTCGCGACCCGTCTCGTCGTCGAGCGGGAGCGCGAGCGCATCGCCTTCCGCTCCGCCGAGTACTGGGACCTGACCGGCACGTTTTCCACCGGCCGGGCCGGTGACGCGAGCGATCCGTCGACCCTGACCGCCCGGCTGAACACCGTCGACGGCCGCCGTATCGCCCAGGGCCGTGACTTCGGCTCCAACGGGCAGCTCAAGAACGATGTGCTCCATCTGGACGAGGCGAACGCCCGCGCGCTCGCCGCCGCCCTGGAGAACACCGACTTCGCGGTGCGCTCGGTCGAGTCCAAGCCCTACCGCCGCTCGCCGTACGCCCCGTTCCGTACGACCACCCTCCAGCAGGAGGCCAGCCGCAAGCTCGGCTTCGGTGCCAAGGCCACCATGCAGGTGGCGCAGAAGCTGTACGAGAACGGCTTCATCACCTATATGCGTACGGACTCCACCACGCTCTCGGACACCGCGGTCGCCGCGGCCCGGGCGCAGGTGACGCATCTGTACGGCGCGAACTATCTGCCGGACAAGCCGCGCACGTACGCCGGCAAGGTCAAGAACGCCCAGGAGGCGCACGAGGCGATCCGCCCGTCCGGCGACCGCTTCCGCACCCCGGCCGAGACGGGGCTGACCGGCGACCAGTTCCGGCTCTACGAGCTGATCTGGAAGCGGACCGTCGCCTCCCAGATGAAGGACGCGACCGGTAACTCCGTCACGGTCAAGATCGGTGGCCGGGCCGCCGACGGCCGGGACGCCGAGTTCAGCGCGTCCGGCAAGACCATCACCTTCCACGGCTTCCTGAAGGCCTACGTGGAGGGCGCCGACGACCCGAACGCCGAGCTCGACGACCGTGAGCGCCGGCTGCCGCAGGTCGCCGAGGGCGATGCGCTGGCCGCGCGGGAGATCACCGCCGACGGGCACGCCACCAAGCCGCCCGCCCGCTACACCGAGGCCACGCTGGTCAAGGAGCTGGAAGAGCGCGAGATCGGCCGCCCGTCGACCTATGCGTCGATCATCGGCACGATCCTCGACCGCGGCTATGTCTTCAAGAAGGGCACCGCGCTCGTCCCCTCCTTCCTGTCCTTCGCGGTGGTCAACCTCCTGGAGAAGCACTTCGGCCGGCTGGTCGACTACAGCTTCACCGCCAAGATGGAGGACGACCTCGACCGCATCGCCCGTGGTGAGGCGCAGTCCGTGCCGTGGCTGCGGCGCTTCTACTTCGGCGAGGGCCACGGCGAGGGCGGTGCCGCGGACGCCGGCAACGGCGACGGCGACCACCTCGGCGGGCTCAAGGAACTGGTCGAGGACCTGGGTGCGATCGACGCCCGGGAGATCTCGTCCTTCCCGGTCAGCGACGACATCAAGCTGCGGGTCGGCCGCTACGGCCCGTATGTGGAGCGTGGCGAGAAGGACGCCGAGGGCCACCAGCGCGCCGACGTCCCCGATGACCTGGCGCCCGACGAGCTGACCGTGGAGTATGCGGAGGAGCTGCTCGCCAAGCCGAGCGGCGACTTCGAGCTGGGTATGGACCCGGTCAGCGGCCACCAGATCGTCGCCAAGGACGGCCGCTACGGCCCGTACGTCACCGAGATCCTGCCCGAGGGCACCCCGAAGACCGGCAAGAACGCGGTCAAGCCGCGCACCGCCTCGCTCTTCAAGTCGATGGCCCTGGACACGGTGACGCTGGAGGACGCGCTCAAGCTGATGTCGCTGCCGCGCGTCGTCGGCAAGGACCCCGAGGGCGTGGAGATCACCGCGCAGAACGGCCGCTACGGCCCGTATCTGAAGAAGGGCACCGACTCGCGCTCCCTGGAGACCGAGGACCAGCTCTTCTCGATCACCGTCGAGGAGGCGCTGGCGATCTACGCCCAGCCCAAGCAGCGCGGGCGGGCCGCCGCCAAGCCGCCGCTGAAGGAGCTGGGTACGGACCCGGTGAGCGGTAAGCCGGTGGTGGTCAAGGACGGCCGCTTCGGTGCGTATGTCACCGACGGCGAGACCAACGCGACGCTGCGGCGGGACGACGACGTCGAGACGATCACCGCCGAGCGGGGCTACGAGCTGCTGGCGGAGAAGCGCGCCAAGGGGCCGGCGAAGAAGACCGCGAAGAAGGCGGCCAAGAAGGCGCCGGCCAAGAAGACGGCGGCGAAGAAGACCACCGCGAAGAAGACGGCCGCCAAGAAGACCGCGGCGAAGAAGACGACCACGGCGAAGAAGACGACCGCCAAGAAGGCCACCGCGAAGACGGCGGCGAAGAAGACGGCGGCGTCGGCCGAGGACTGA